The Mycolicibacterium monacense genome contains the following window.
TCGCGGTCACCGTCCCCGAACTCGGCACGATCAAGGCTGAACGGACCCCGTTCGTGGTGCTCACCTCCAACGCCACCCGGGAACTCTCCGAGGCGCTCAAGCGCCGCTGCCTGTTCCTGCACATCGACTTCCCCGATCCCGATCTCGAGCGACGGATCCTGCTGTCGCGGGTGCCCGAGCTTCCCGAGCACCTGGCCTCCGAACTGGTCCGCATCATCGGCGTGCTGCGGGGAATGCAGCTCAAGAAGCTGCCCTCGGTGGCCGAGACCATCGACTGGGGCCGCACCGTGCTGGCGCTGGGCATGGACACCATCGACGACGCGATGATCGCCGCCACCCTCGGTGTGGTGCTCAAACACCAGTCCGATCAGCAGCGCGCCGCCGGAGAGTTAAGGCTCAACTGATGCCGCCGCGCCGCGTCCGACCGCCACAGCCGCTCGCCCCGCACGGGATACCCGGCCACCTGGTCGAGTTCGTCGAGGCGCTGCGCAAACAGGGCATCTCGGTGGGCCCGTCGGAGACCGTCGACGCCGGGCGGGTGATGGCGGTCCTCGGCCTCGGCGACCGGGAGGTTCTGCGGGAAGGCCTCGCGTGTGCGGTGCTGCGGCGTCCGGACCACCGCGACACCTACGACGCGATGTTCGATTTGTTCTTCCCGGCGGCGCTGGGCGGTAAGACCGTCCTGGCCGACGACGACGCGGACAGCGACGAGCAGGGCCTGCCGCCCGAGGACGTCGAGGCGATGCGCGAGGCGCTGCTGAAGCTGCTGACCGACAACCCCGACCTGGCCGAGATGGACGAGCGGTTGACGGCGATGATCGCCCAGATCGTGGAGTCCTACGGCCGCTACAACTCCAGCCGGGGGCCGTCGTACTCGTCGTATCAGGCGCTCAAGGCGATGAGCCTCGACGATCTGGAGGGCCGCCTGCTCGCCGGGCTGCTGGCGCCCTACGGTGACGAACCCACTCCCACCCAGGAGCAGATCGCCAAGTCCATTGCGGCGCAACGCATATCGCAGCTACGCAAGATGGTCGAGGGTGAGACCAAGCGGCGTACGGCGGAGCAGCTGGGCCGTGAACACGTGCAGATGTACGGGGTGCCCCAACTCGCCGAGAACGTCGAGTTCCTGCGCGCCTCCGGTGAACAGCTGCGCCAGATGCGCCGGGTGGTCGCCCCGTTGGCGCGCACGTTGGCCACGCGGCTGGCGGCGCGCCGGCGTCGCGCCCGGGCCGGTGAGATCGACATGCGCAAGACGCTGCGCAAATCCATGTCGACCGGGGGAGTGCCGATCGACGTCGTGCTCAAGAAACCGCACCCGGCGCGGCCGGAACTCGTTGTGCTGTGCGACGTGTCGGGGTCGGTCGCCGGGTTCAGCTCCTTCACGCTGATGCTCGTCCACGCGCTGCGCCAACAGTTCTCACGGGTACGCGTCTTCGCGTTCATCGACACCACCGACGAGGTCACCGAATTGTTCGGCCCCGACGCGGATCTGGCGGTGGCCGTGCAGCGCATCACCCGCGAGGCCGGTGTGTACACCCGCGACGGGCACTCCGACTACGGCAACGCCTTCGTCTCGTTCCTGCACAAGTACCCGACGGCGCTGTCGCCGCGCAGTTCGCTGCTCGTCCTCGGGGACGGGCGCAACAACTACCGCAACCCGGAAACGGAACTGCTGGCGCGGATGGTCAACGCCAGCCGCCACGCGCACTGGCTCAACCCCGAACCGAAACACCTTTGGGGCAGCGGTGATTCGGCCACGCCGCGTTACGAGGACATCATCACGATGCACGAGTGCCGCTCGGCCAAACAGCTGGCCGCGGTGATCGACCAGCTGCTGCCGGTGTAACTCACCTTCCCCCCGCGAGCAGACACAGAATCGCCCTCTCGCGTAGGGGATCACGCGACTCTGTGTATGCTCGCGCAGTGAGGGTCAGGCGAACGCCACCGTGACGTCGCCGCCGTTCGGATCGGCGTTCGCCACCAGCGACCACGGCGCGCGATAGACCCGCCCCGGCGCCGCGGGCCAGGGTGTGCGGGCCGTCGCCAACACCCGGCCGTCCTGCACCGCCCGCAACTTGGGCAGCCGGCGATACTCGGCGACCCAGAACAGCAGATCACCCCTGGCGGCGGCCCCGCCGTTAGGCGAGATGAGTTGCGGTGCGACCCATCTGAACGGCTCATCGGTGCGGATTCGCACGCCCGGCGACGGTTCTTCGCGGCGCTGCAGCCAGCCCCGCACCGCCGCGGCCACGTGGCGTCCGTCGAGCGCCGCCCCGTCGGCGGTGTCCACCGGGTGCAGCAGGTTGCCCACCGCGAACACGCCGGGCGCGCTGGTGCGCAACGCGGCGTCGACGACGGGGCCGCGGGTTCCGGCGTCCATTGCCAGACCGCCGGTGCGGGCCAGCTCGTGGTCGGGGATCCAGTCGCCGGTGAACACGACGGTGTCGCAGTCGACGGTGGTGCGCTCACCGGTGTCGAGGTTCTCGACCACCGCCTTGCGCACCCGGTCCTTGCCGTGGATGCTCACCAGCCGGCTGCGGGTGAGCACCGGTCCGCTCATCAACGCCCGGCCCGGGACCCGGAACCCGGCATAGGCTTCGGATCTCGGGTACCGGCTGACCATCGCGACGGTGGCGCAACCCGCCTCGCGCAGTGTCAGCACCGCCGACCAGCTGACCAGTTCGGCGCCGACGATCAGCGCGCGCGTACCGACCCGCGCGTGGTGCAGGTGCACGAGGTTCTGCAGCTGTCCGGTGGTGTACACCCCGTCGGGCCGGTCACCGGGGATGAGCCGGGCCGGTCGCGGACGCTCCCGCGCACCGGTGGCCAGCACGACCGCATCGGCCGACACCGTCCGCACACCGCGAGGGGTGGTGACCTGCAGCAGTCGCTCACCGCCCCAACCGGTCACCATCGCCTCGGTCTCGAGCATGGCCCCGGCGTCGAGTGCCTGCGCGGTCAGCCGCCGCGCATAGGCGGGTCCGGACATGAATCGCCGGAGGTCGCGCATTCCGTAGCCGGGATGATCGCTGTGCCTGGGGATTCCGCCGGTCATGGCCTCGCGTTCGAGCACCAGCACGTCGACGTCGGGTGCGAGCGCCGCCGCGGCGGTGAGGCCCGCGGGTCCGCCGCCGATGATCGCGACGGCCACCTTCTGCGTCGGCGCCGTCATCGCACCGCCGCCACATCGTCGGCATCCTCGGCGCCGCGGGCCTCCAAAAGCGCCTGCGTGTGCGCACCGCAGTAGAACCCCTGGCAACGGCCGTTCATCACCCGGGTGCGCCTGCGGAGCCCGTCCAGATCGGCGGGTGGGATCGTCGACGCGAACGCGTCGCGGATCTCACCGGCGGTGACGCGTTCGCAGAAGCACACGATCCGTCCGTACGCGGGGTCGGCGGCGATGCGGCCGGCGTCCTCGTACGGCCGCACCCCGACCTCGCCGATATTGGGCATCCGCGGTGGGTCCGGCAGGTCGGCGCGCGGTTCGAGATCGAGGTCGGTCCCGCCGAGCAGCCCCATGACGTGCTCGGCGATCGCCATCCCCGACGTCAGCCCGGTGGAGCGGATGCCGCCGACCAGCACGTAGCGCTGCGCGGCGTCGACGTCGATCAGGTAGTCGTCGGAGTCGATCGCGGCCCGCAGGCCCGCGTAGCTCGCGGTGACCTCTTCGTCGAAGAGTTTGGGCATCAACACTTTTCCCTTGCTGAGCAGGAAGTCGAAACCCTCCTCGCTGGTATCGGTGGCCGTGCGGTCGGTCAGGTTCTCCGATGTCGGGCCGACCATCACGTTGCCGTAGATGGTCGGGCTGACGAGGACGCCCTTACCGCGTGACGAGGGGACCGCGAGCACGATGAGCGGCACCATCGGCCGGGTGAGCTTGTCGAAGACCAGGAGTTCACCGCGGCGCGGTGTGACGGTGAAGCGGTGGTGGCCGAACTCGGCGTCGAGAGCGTCCGCGCCGAGACCGGCGGCGTTGACGATCCAGCGGCCGCGGACGTCGCCGGCCGTGGTGCGCAGCGTGGTGTGCCCGTCGGCCGGTTCGGCGTGCAGCACGCGGGCATTGCGCAGCAACCGGGCACCCCGCTGGACGGCGTCGGTGGCCAGCGCGAGGTTGGTCGTCCAGGTGCAGATGAGTGACTCGCCCGGGACGGTGAGGCCGGCCAGCGCGCCGGGCCCCAGGTCGGGCACCCGGCGGTACACCTCTGCGGCGTCGACGATCTCGCATTCGGTGTAGCCGTTGCGCAGCGCCTTGTCCTGCAGACCCGGCAGTGCGTCGCGTTCCTCGTCGGTCCACGCGACCAGCAGTGCGCCGGTGCGCTCGACGGGGATCCCGGTCTGCTCGGCGTAGGCGCCGAGCAGGTCGTAGCCGCGGGCCACCAGCGTCGACTCCAACGTGCCCGGCTTCGCGTCGAATCCGGTGTGCAGCAGGGCCGTATTGGCCTTGCTGGTGCCGTCGCCGACATCGCCGCGGGCTTCCAGCAGCGTCACCGACAACGCGGTGCCGGCCAGGGCGCGCGCGATCGCGCTGCCCACGATGCCCGCACCCACGACGATGACGTCGCTGACGTCGGACGTACTCACGAGGTCTCTCCTTGGTTCTGCAGTGTCGATTCCGCGGCCCGGCGCCACCGCTGGAGGTAGTCGGCGGCGTGGTCGGCGGACCAGCGGGGTTCGTAGGTGTGCACGGGAGTCCACGTGCCGACGGCCTCGGCCGGTGTGAGCGAGGGCTCCAATGCCAGGCGCGCGCATGCGGCGGCGCCCAGCGCGGTCGCGTGCAGGGACGGGTACACGTCGACCGGGATCTGCGCGAGATCG
Protein-coding sequences here:
- a CDS encoding vWA domain-containing protein, with protein sequence MPPRRVRPPQPLAPHGIPGHLVEFVEALRKQGISVGPSETVDAGRVMAVLGLGDREVLREGLACAVLRRPDHRDTYDAMFDLFFPAALGGKTVLADDDADSDEQGLPPEDVEAMREALLKLLTDNPDLAEMDERLTAMIAQIVESYGRYNSSRGPSYSSYQALKAMSLDDLEGRLLAGLLAPYGDEPTPTQEQIAKSIAAQRISQLRKMVEGETKRRTAEQLGREHVQMYGVPQLAENVEFLRASGEQLRQMRRVVAPLARTLATRLAARRRRARAGEIDMRKTLRKSMSTGGVPIDVVLKKPHPARPELVVLCDVSGSVAGFSSFTLMLVHALRQQFSRVRVFAFIDTTDEVTELFGPDADLAVAVQRITREAGVYTRDGHSDYGNAFVSFLHKYPTALSPRSSLLVLGDGRNNYRNPETELLARMVNASRHAHWLNPEPKHLWGSGDSATPRYEDIITMHECRSAKQLAAVIDQLLPV
- a CDS encoding NAD(P)/FAD-dependent oxidoreductase; the encoded protein is MTAPTQKVAVAIIGGGPAGLTAAAALAPDVDVLVLEREAMTGGIPRHSDHPGYGMRDLRRFMSGPAYARRLTAQALDAGAMLETEAMVTGWGGERLLQVTTPRGVRTVSADAVVLATGARERPRPARLIPGDRPDGVYTTGQLQNLVHLHHARVGTRALIVGAELVSWSAVLTLREAGCATVAMVSRYPRSEAYAGFRVPGRALMSGPVLTRSRLVSIHGKDRVRKAVVENLDTGERTTVDCDTVVFTGDWIPDHELARTGGLAMDAGTRGPVVDAALRTSAPGVFAVGNLLHPVDTADGAALDGRHVAAAVRGWLQRREEPSPGVRIRTDEPFRWVAPQLISPNGGAAARGDLLFWVAEYRRLPKLRAVQDGRVLATARTPWPAAPGRVYRAPWSLVANADPNGGDVTVAFA
- a CDS encoding NAD(P)/FAD-dependent oxidoreductase, whose product is MSTSDVSDVIVVGAGIVGSAIARALAGTALSVTLLEARGDVGDGTSKANTALLHTGFDAKPGTLESTLVARGYDLLGAYAEQTGIPVERTGALLVAWTDEERDALPGLQDKALRNGYTECEIVDAAEVYRRVPDLGPGALAGLTVPGESLICTWTTNLALATDAVQRGARLLRNARVLHAEPADGHTTLRTTAGDVRGRWIVNAAGLGADALDAEFGHHRFTVTPRRGELLVFDKLTRPMVPLIVLAVPSSRGKGVLVSPTIYGNVMVGPTSENLTDRTATDTSEEGFDFLLSKGKVLMPKLFDEEVTASYAGLRAAIDSDDYLIDVDAAQRYVLVGGIRSTGLTSGMAIAEHVMGLLGGTDLDLEPRADLPDPPRMPNIGEVGVRPYEDAGRIAADPAYGRIVCFCERVTAGEIRDAFASTIPPADLDGLRRRTRVMNGRCQGFYCGAHTQALLEARGAEDADDVAAVR